A window of the Arachis duranensis cultivar V14167 chromosome 5, aradu.V14167.gnm2.J7QH, whole genome shotgun sequence genome harbors these coding sequences:
- the LOC107489982 gene encoding 2-hydroxyacyl-CoA lyase, whose protein sequence is MANSIDGNVLAAKSLAKFGVQHMFGVVGIPVTSLATRSVSLGIRFIAFHNEQSAGYAASAYGYLTGRPGVLLTVSGPGCIHGLAGLSNSAANTWPMVMISGSCDQSDAGRGDFQELDQIQAVKPFSKFSIKATKITEIPNCVAQVLNWALLGRPGGCYLDLPTDVLHQKVSLSEAENLITEAAEKVFNSGNQLNQIRIPNNGLVSEAASLLKNAAKPLIVIGKGAAYARAEAALKKLVETTGIPFLPTPMGKGVLPDTHDLAATAARSLAIGSCDVALVVGARLNWLLHFGEPPKWSKDAKFILVDISEEEIELRKPRLGLVGDAKTVVETLNKEIKDDPFCLARNHPWVEAIWKKSKDNVAKMEAQLAKDIVPFNFLTPMRIIRDAILGVGSPAPVVVSEGANTMDVGRAVLIQTEPRTRLDAGTWGTMGVGLGYCIAAAVACPDRLVVAVEGDSGFGFSAIEVETLVRYQLPVVVIVFNNGGVYGGDRRTPEEINGAHKDDPAPTSFVPKAGYHALIEAFGGKGYLVETPDELKYALSESFSARKPTVINVIVDPYAGSESGRLQHKN, encoded by the exons atgGCGAACTCTATCGATGGCAACGTCCTTGCGGCGAAGTCACTTGCCAAGTTCGGTGTTCAGCACATGTTCGGGGTCGTCGGAATCCCAGTCACTTCCCTCGCCACGCGCTCAGTCTCCCTCGGAATCCGCTTCATCGCCTTCCACAACGAGCAATCCGCTGGCTACGCCGCCTCTGCTTACGGCTACCTCACAGGTCGTCCCGGAGTACTCCTCACCGTCTCTGGCCCCGGTTGCATACACGGACTCGCTGGTCTCTCCAACTCCGCGGCCAACACCTGGCCGATGGTCATGATCTCCGGCTCCTGCGACCAGTCTGACGCTGGCCGTGGCGACTTCCAAGAACTCGATCAGATCCAAGCAGTTAAGCCGTTCTCTAAGTTCTCCATCAAAGCCACCAAAATTACGGAAATACCCAATTGCGTGGCCCAAGTTCTCAATTGGGCCTTGTTGGGGCGACCGGGTGGCTGTTACCTTGATCTTCCCACGGATGTTTTACACCAGAAGGTATCTCTCTCTGAAGCTGAGAATTTGATTACTGAAGCTGCTGAGAAAGTTTTTAACAGTGGTAACCAACTTAATCAAATTCGAATTCCAAATAATGGTTTAGTCTCAGAGGCAGCCTCGCTGCTGAAAAATGCAGCAAAACCGCTCATTGTCATAGGAAAAGGAGCAGCTTATGCACGAGCAGAGGCTGCTCTTAAGAAGTTGGTGGAAACCACTGGCATTCCATTTCTACCCACCCCAATGGGGAAGGGGGTGTTGCCGGATACTCACGATCTAGCTGCCACCGCGGCTAGGTCGCTTGCAATTGGGAGTTGCGATGTTGCCCTCGTTGTTGGGGCGAGGTTGAATTGGTTGTTGCATTTTGGGGAGCCACCAAAATGGTCCAAGGATGCTAAGTTTATTCTGGTGGATATTAGTGAGGAAGAGATTGAGCTGAGGAAACCTCGTTTAGGTTTGGTTGGTGATGCGAAAACGGTTGTGGAGACTCTGAATAAGGAGATTAAGGATGATCCTTTCTGTTTGGCGAGGAACCACCCTTGGGTGGAAGCTATATGGAAGAAGTCTAAGGATAATGTGGCGAAGATGGAGGCTCAGCTTGCTAAGGATATTGTGCCATTCAATTTCTTGACACCAATGAGGATCATAAGAGATGCAATTCTTGGAGTCGGAAGCCCGGCTCCGGTGGTGGTGTCCGAGGGTGCAAACACGATGGATGTAGGTAGGGCTGTGTTGATTCAGACAGAGCCCAGGACTAGGTTGGATGCAGGGACTTGGGGGACCATGGGGGTTGGCCTCGGTTATTGCATTGCGGCTGCAGTGGCTTGTCCCGATCGACTTGTTGTTGCAGTTGAAGGGGATTCTGGATTTGGATTCAGTGCCATTGAAGTTGAG acaTTGGTTCGATATCAGTTACCTGTGGTAGTGATTGTTTTTAACAATGGAGGTGTATATGGTGGTGACCGGAGAACTCCCGAAGAGATAAATGGAGCTCACAAAGATGATCCTGCTCCGACTTCTTTTGTTCCTAAAGCAGGCTACCATGCTTTGATTGAAGCTTTTGGTGGAAAGGGCTATCTTGTTGAGACACCTGATGAACTCAAGTATGCTCTTTCAGAATCTTTCTCGGCTCGAAAACCGACTGTTATCAATGTTATTGTTGATCCCTACGCTGGTTCAGAGAGTGGGAGGCTGCAACACAAGAACTGA